In one Choloepus didactylus isolate mChoDid1 chromosome 1, mChoDid1.pri, whole genome shotgun sequence genomic region, the following are encoded:
- the CCR2 gene encoding C-C chemokine receptor type 2 produces the protein MGDKETFPNFMYNVLSTSRFFTRNIKENHEEATTSYDYDYGAPCYKTDVKQIAAQLLPPLYSLVFIFGLVGNLLVVLILINCKKLKSMTDIYLLNLAISDLLFLFTLPWWAHHAANEWVLGNAMCKLFTGLYHIGYFGGIFFIILLTMDRYLAIVHAVFALKARTVTFGVVTSVLTWVVAVLASLPGIVFTRSQKEVSDYTCGPYFPPKWKSFQTIMRNILGLVLPLLVMVICYSGILKTLLRCRNEKKKHKAVRLIFAIMIVYFLFWAPYNIILLLSTFQEFFNLSNCESASQLDQAMQVTETLGMTHCCINPVIYAFVGEKFRRYLSVFFRKHIAKRLCKHCPVFYRETADRASSTYTPSTGEQEVSAGL, from the coding sequence ATGGGTGACAAGGAAACATTTCCCAACTTCATGTACAATGTGCTGTCCACATCTCGTTTTTTCACAAGGAATATCAAGGAGAACCATGAAGAGGCCACCACCAGTTATGACTATGATTATGGCGCACCCTGCTATAAAACTGATGTGAAACAAATTGCCGCCCAGCTCCTGCCACCTCTCTACTCGCTGGTGTTCATCTTTGGGCTTGTGGGCAACTTGCTGGTTGTCCTTATCCTGATAAACTGCAAAAAGCTGAAGAGCATGACTGACATCTACCTGCTGAATTTGGCCATCTCTgacctgctttttctttttactctcccATGGTGGGCCCACCATGCTGCAAATGAGTGGGTCTTGGGGAATGCAATGTGTAAATTATTCACAGGACTGTATCACATTGGTTATTTTGGAGGAATCTTTTTCATCATCCTCCTGACAATGGATAGGTACCTGGCTATCGTCCATGCTGTGTTTGCCTTAAAAGCCAGGACGGTCACCTTCGGGGTGGTGACAAGTGTGCTCACCTGGGTAGTGGCTGTGCTTGCCTCTCTCCCAGGGATCGTCTTCACCAGATCCCAGAAGGAAGTCTCCGATTACACCTGCGGCCCTTATTTTCCACCAAAATGGAAGAGTTTCCAGACAATAATGAGGAACATCTTGGGTCTGGTCCTGCCCCTGCTCGTCATGGTCATCTGCTACTCGGGAATCCTGAAAACGCTGCTCCGGTGCCGAAACGAGAAGAAGAAGCACAAGGCCGTGAGGCTCATTTTTGCCATCATGATCGTTTACTTTCTTTTCTGGGCTCCCTACAACATCATCCTTCTCCTGAGCACCTTCCAGGAGTTCTTTAACTTGAGTAACTGTGAGAGTGCCAGCCAACTGGACCAAGCCATGCAGGTCACAGAGACACTGGGGATGACGCACTGCTGCATCAACCCAGTCATCTATGCCTTTGTGGGTGAGAAGTTCAGGAGGTATCTCTCTGTGTTCTTCCGAAAGCACATCGCCAAACGCCTCTGCAAACACTGTCCGGTTTTCTATAGGGAGACGGCTGATCGAGCAAGTTCAACATACACCCCATCCACTGGGGAGCAGGAAGTCTCGGCTGGTTTATAA